A part of Miscanthus floridulus cultivar M001 chromosome 6, ASM1932011v1, whole genome shotgun sequence genomic DNA contains:
- the LOC136458902 gene encoding B3 domain-containing protein Os01g0723500-like, whose protein sequence is MPDAERQSPWASGERRPHFFKVLMGDFKKRLKIPPDFCKHIPWEASRKAKTTLKEASMAATLEGPSGRTWLVVIRRSAEGTFFTSGWPKFVQDQELRELEFLVFRYDGDTHFTAMVFDTTACEREDLLLGADPRRRGRQRQSNKRRRARAGPSRDANAKRANKDSVGKELAPYRAPREQQVSCSNWTPESAGAVKTEIEDGDEAALCVMIPTPPPSPDRAPKRGPEPQQVEDGAEKRRAVKTRSIHEDLQALADIPDSVRRYKGYVSRRRPVTGAERQRAMELAYAFRSSLPYCVIRMSTMHVYYSFMMRFPTGFSRQHLPRERTDVVLRDPGGKAWVVLYIPNTRDRLSRGWCAFTRGNCLEEGDYCVFELVGAAEFRVHVFRVVEPAVPAVRLRST, encoded by the exons ATGCCGGACGCAGAGAGGCAGTCGCCGTGGGCGAGCGGTGAGAGGCGGCCGCACTTCTTCAAGGTGCTCATGGGCGACTTCAAGAAGCGCCTG AAGATCCCACCAGACTTCTGCAAGCACATCCCTTGGGAGGCGTCAAGGAAGGCCAAGACGACCCTGAAGGAGGCGTCCATGGCGGCCACCCTGGAGGGCCCCAGCGGGCGGACGTGGCTGGTGGTCATCCGCCGGTCCGCCGAGGGCACCTTCTTCACCTCGGGCTGGCCCAAGTTCGTGCAGGACCAGGAGCTGAGGGAGCTCGAGTTCCTCGTGTTCCGGTACGACGGCGACACGCACTTCACCGCCATGGTGTTCGACACCACGGCCTGCGAGCGGGAGGACCTGCTGCTCGGCGCCGACCCGCGCCGCCGTGGCCGGCAGCGGCAGAGCAACAAGCGGCGCCGCGCGAGGGCCGGGCCCTCGCGTGATGCCAATGCCAAGCGGGCCAACAAGGATTCCGTCGGGAAGGAGCTGGCGCCGTACCGTGCGCCACGTGAGCAGCAGGTTTCATGCTCCAATTGGACGCCAGAATCGG CTGGCGCCGTCAAGACCGAGATTGAGGACGGCGACGAGGCAGCGCTGTGCGTGATGATCCCcacgccaccgccgtcgccggaCCGCGCACCGAAGCGCGGCCCGGAGCCCCAGCAGGTCGAGGACGGCGCGGAAAAGCGGCGCGCGGTGAAAACGCGGAGCATCCACGAGGACCTGCAGGCGCTCGCGGACATCCCGGACTCCGTCAGGCGCTACAAGGGGTACGTGTCCCGCCGTCGCCCCGTGACGGGCGCCGAGCGGCAGCGCGCCATGGAGCTAGCCTACGCGTTCCGGTCGTCGCTGCCCTACTGTGTCATCCGCATGAGCACAATGCACGTCTACTACTCGTTCATGATG AGGTTCCCGACGGGGTTCTCGCGGCAGCACCTGCCGCGGGAGCGCACGGACGTGGTGCTCCGGGACCCGGGCGGCAAGGCGTGGGTGGTGCTCTACATCCCCAACACGAGGGACCGGCTGTCGCGCGGCTGGTGCGCCTTCACGCGGGGCAACTGCCTCGAGGAAGGGGACTACTGCGTGTTCGAGCTCGTGGGCGCGGCCGAGTTCCGCGTCCATGTCTTCCGCGTCGTCGAGCCGGCCGTGCCGGCGGTCAGGCTCCGGAGCACGTga